GTCCAGCTGGTACAGGATCTTGCCAAATGTGGTCTTCCTGGGGAGCCTCCGGCCCAATATAGCGACTCCTCGGCCCCAGATCGCGGTGAGTTAACTTAAACCAAGCGCGGGCAAAGACCTCATCAAAGTATTGCGGATCGTTGTAGAAGCGCTCGGAAATCTTGCGATACTCCGGGTCCATCTTCATCGCCATATCGGCGTCGGTCATAATCGGCTTCAGCCGTATAGATGGATCCTCGACATCGACCGGCTTATCCTCTTCTTTGATCTCTACCGGCTCCCACTGCCAGGCACCCGCCGGACTCTTAGTAAGCTCCCACTCGTAGTTGAGGAGCAAATGGAAGTAACCGTTATCCCAGCGCGTCGGATAAGTAGTCCACGCCCCTTCGATACCGCTGGTAACCGTATCGCGACCAACACCACGGGTTACCTGGTTATTCCAGCCCAGACCCTGCTCTTCGACCGGGCCTGCTTCGGGATCGGGACCCAGATTAGCCGGATCACCATTACCGTGACACTTACCCACGGTATGACCACCAGCGGTCAGGGCTACGGTCTCTTCGTCGTTCATCGCCATGCGAGCGAAGGTCAAGCGGACATCGCGCGCTGTCTTTAGCGGATCGGGGTTGCCATCCACCCCTTCGGGGTTGACATAGATAAGCCCCATCATCACCGCCGCTAGCGGATCCTCAAGTGACTCACGATCGTCGGCATAGCGACTATTCTCGCTATCGCTAGTAGCAAGCCACTCTTTCTCTGAACCCCAATAGGTCTCTTTCTCCGGGTGCCAAATATCCTCGCGCCCGAAGGAAAAACCATAGGTCTTGAAGCCCATTGATTCATAGGCGACGTTGCCGGCGAGGATGATTAGATCTGCCCAGCTAAGCTTGTTGCCGTATTTCTTCTTGATCGGCCAAAGCAGGCGTCGCGCCTTATCCAGATTGGCGTTGTCAGGCCAACTGTTGATCGGGGCAAAGCGCTGGTTGCCGGTCCCACCACCACCGCGACCATCGGCTATGCGGTATGAGCCAGCGGCATGCCAAGCCATGCGGATCATAAGGCCGCCGTAATGGCCCCAATCGGCCGGCCACCAGTCCTGACTATCGGTCATCAGCTCGGCAAGATCGCGCTTGACCGCTTCAAAATCAAGCTTCTTGACCTCTTCGCGGTAATCAAACCCCTCACCCATGGGGTTAGTCTTGCTGTCGTGCTGGTGCAAGATATCCAGATTAAGTGAGTTCGGCCACCAGTCCATATTCGACTGCCCGACTTGCGTCATTGCCCCATGCATGACCGGGCATCCGCCTTTTTGCTGTGGATCTGCCATCGTTGACTAAGCCTCCAATCTCAAGCTAATTAGAACAATTCCATTCTGCGCACAATGACCAAGAAAAAGCAACAGCAAACCTCAGCCAAATGACTCAGCGAAAGAACGAAATTTAATCCTGCGGCTCCAACCGATAGAGACCACTATCACCTTCATCGGTTATAACGTAAAGATAGCCGTCGGGGCCTTGAGCAACATCGCGGATGCGCCCGACCTCCCCTGACAAGACTATCTCATCGTGAATGACTTCTTCCGTCTGCTTATCTACACGCAGTCGCCACAGCTCACTGCGGACCAAGGAGCCGGCAAAAAGATCACCCTCCCATTGATCTACATGACCTTGGTGGTAGAAGGTCAGCCCCGAAGGGGCAAAAGAGTCCTCCCAATACATTATGGGTTCATTAACCCCAGGTGCAGACTTACCGATGCCAATCTTCTCACCGGTTGAGTACTCTGTGCCAAAGCTGACCTGCGGCCAACCGTAGTTAGCCCCAGCCTCGAGCACGTGCAATAAATCACCTCCGGATGGACCGTGCTCGGTAGTCCAGACTCGCCCAGATTGCGGATGCTTGGCCATACCCTGATTGTTACGGTGACCAAAGCTGTATATCTCCGGCAAGGCCTGACCGAGCTCGCGCTCGAGGAAGGGGTTATCCTCCGGGACATCGCCATCATCAGTGAGTCTGATCATCGATCCACCCGGATCACTGAGGTCCTGAGAGGGGTGGCGAAGCCCTCGATCACCGATAGAGAATAGCAAAGTCCCATCGCCGAGGAAGACAATCCGCGAACCGTAATGGCGGCCCGACTCGTAACGAGGCACTTGGGCGTAAAGTGTTTCGCGATCAGTCAAACGCTCTTCATCAGTGCAGATGCGCGCCCGCGCCAAAGCGGTTCCCGTACCATAGGGATCGTCGGTAAACACCGTATCGGTATCACCGGGACTGGAGTAGGTAAAATATATCCAACCGTTATCTTCATAATCCGGATGCACGGCTACATCGAGCAACCCACCCTGGGCTCCCCCTTCAGGGGCGGTACGCTGAGATGCGTCGGTCTCTATCTCTGGCAGATTGCTCAGCTCATAAACCGTTTTACCATCTATCAGATAAAGATTCCCCGGGCGCTCACTTATCAGTTTGCTGCCATCGGGCAACCAATCTACCGCCCAACCGTGTTCAAGCCCCTCAACCACCTGCACTATATTCAAGTCCGCTTCCTGCGTGGATAGACCTGTCTCGACAGGCTGCTCTACCACCTGAACTTGGGCGTGGGCCGTCGCCACTCCCAGGAAACTACCACCAAAGGCGACTAGGCCAGCAAGCGCAAAGCCGCTGAGAGCGCCGCCGCTATTTCTAGGGTCATCGCCGAGGCTTACCATAATAACCTCCTTCACACATTTATATCCTGTTGGCTACGCCAAAAAATTTCTGTCAAGGTTAGCAAAGCTTGACCTGTTCTGGGAAAATAAAGGGCATGCAAACAACCGACTTTTTAGTAATCGGCGCCGGGGTAGTTGGCCTTACTATAGCCCGCCAAATCCTGATCAGCGAGCCACGGGCTACGGTAACGGTGATAGACAAAGAGCCGGGGCCGGGTCATCACGCTAGCGGACGCAATAGCGGCGTGCTTCACAGCGGTATCTACTATACTGCCGACAGCCTCAAGGCCAGGTTTTCCCGCGATGGCAACACAGAATGGCAAAGCTACTGCGCTGAACGCAATTTGCCGGTTGACCGTTGCGGCAAATTAATAGTTCCGCGCACCGCACAAGAGCACCAACAACTCAGCCTCCTTGAGCAACGTGGCGCTGATAACGGCGTTGAGGTACAGCGCCTTGATGAAAAACAAGTTCGTGATATAGAGCCACGCATCAACACCTGTAGCAATGCGCTCTTTATTCCCTCAACTGCTACTATCGACCCCCAGCAACTAGTCCAATCGCTGCAAAAAGATATTGAAGCTGCTGGGGGCAAAATCCTCTTCAATTGCCCCTATAAGGCACCTCTAAAAACCTCCCCGGCGTCATCATCTACCCCGGCGTGGAGGTCTTGGCGCCAGGGATGGCGCCACGAAGTCTCCAAGGACGGATTCACGGCGTCCTCCACCCCGGAGCAGATGATGGCACCGGGGAAGTTTTCAGAGGTGCCCACTAGTAGCACTGGCTTTACCGCTATTCAGGCCGGCAATGAGCACATCAGCGCCGGACGGATAATAAACTGCGCCGGGCTATATGCCG
This Halorhodospira halochloris DNA region includes the following protein-coding sequences:
- the katG gene encoding catalase/peroxidase HPI — protein: MADPQQKGGCPVMHGAMTQVGQSNMDWWPNSLNLDILHQHDSKTNPMGEGFDYREEVKKLDFEAVKRDLAELMTDSQDWWPADWGHYGGLMIRMAWHAAGSYRIADGRGGGGTGNQRFAPINSWPDNANLDKARRLLWPIKKKYGNKLSWADLIILAGNVAYESMGFKTYGFSFGREDIWHPEKETYWGSEKEWLATSDSENSRYADDRESLEDPLAAVMMGLIYVNPEGVDGNPDPLKTARDVRLTFARMAMNDEETVALTAGGHTVGKCHGNGDPANLGPDPEAGPVEEQGLGWNNQVTRGVGRDTVTSGIEGAWTTYPTRWDNGYFHLLLNYEWELTKSPAGAWQWEPVEIKEEDKPVDVEDPSIRLKPIMTDADMAMKMDPEYRKISERFYNDPQYFDEVFARAWFKLTHRDLGPRSRYIGPEAPQEDHIWQDPVPAGRTDYNVEALKERIAASGFSIADLVATAWDSARTFRGSDKRGGANGARIRLAPQNSWEGNEPERLTRVLKVLEPLAAESGASVADTIVLAGNVGIEQAAKAAGYAVNVPFTPGRGDATEEMTDVESFKYLEPLADGYRNWLKKDYAVSPEEMLLDRTQLLGLTAPEMTVLLGGMRVLGANYAGSKHGVLTDREGQLSNDFFVNLTDMSYTWVPVSKNHYEIRERKSDQLKWTATRVDLVFGSNSILRSYVEVYAQDDNQDKFVNDFVAAWTKVMEADRFDLDRVC
- a CDS encoding PQQ-dependent sugar dehydrogenase: MVSLGDDPRNSGGALSGFALAGLVAFGGSFLGVATAHAQVQVVEQPVETGLSTQEADLNIVQVVEGLEHGWAVDWLPDGSKLISERPGNLYLIDGKTVYELSNLPEIETDASQRTAPEGGAQGGLLDVAVHPDYEDNGWIYFTYSSPGDTDTVFTDDPYGTGTALARARICTDEERLTDRETLYAQVPRYESGRHYGSRIVFLGDGTLLFSIGDRGLRHPSQDLSDPGGSMIRLTDDGDVPEDNPFLERELGQALPEIYSFGHRNNQGMAKHPQSGRVWTTEHGPSGGDLLHVLEAGANYGWPQVSFGTEYSTGEKIGIGKSAPGVNEPIMYWEDSFAPSGLTFYHQGHVDQWEGDLFAGSLVRSELWRLRVDKQTEEVIHDEIVLSGEVGRIRDVAQGPDGYLYVITDEGDSGLYRLEPQD
- a CDS encoding NAD(P)/FAD-dependent oxidoreductase gives rise to the protein MQTTDFLVIGAGVVGLTIARQILISEPRATVTVIDKEPGPGHHASGRNSGVLHSGIYYTADSLKARFSRDGNTEWQSYCAERNLPVDRCGKLIVPRTAQEHQQLSLLEQRGADNGVEVQRLDEKQVRDIEPRINTCSNALFIPSTATIDPQQLVQSLQKDIEAAGGKILFNCPYKAPLKTSPASSSTPAWRSWRQGWRHEVSKDGFTASSTPEQMMAPGKFSEVPTSSTGFTAIQAGNEHISAGRIINCAGLYADRIAHDFGFGKSYAMLPFKGLYLYAAPSTTPPRTHVYPVPDLKTPFLGVHLTRTINGGVKLGPTATPAMWREHYSGLHRFRLGELLEIAGHEAYMLATNRNRSRIIGRQELKKRDPQHLINQAEGLLEGLDQMGFRQWGKPGIRAQLVERQSRELVMDFTVEGDGHSLHILNAVSPALTCALPFARYIVEDMLQLSS